The Paenibacillus sophorae genome has a segment encoding these proteins:
- a CDS encoding GNAT family N-acetyltransferase, whose translation MSFILTDQLVGIYLAPIRPQSAESLLELRLRNRSVHSRYEPKREESFFTLNGQKQLILQRMEEEELDRAYMFGIYSSEEECLIGQITINNIVRGVGQFADLGYFIDYAQQGRGYMTGAVGLAANYAFQSLGLHRLQAAILLHNDASRRVLEKNGFQAEGIARRFLKIDGQWQDHRTYALLADEVTSEGNRTM comes from the coding sequence ATGTCTTTCATTTTAACTGATCAATTGGTCGGCATTTATCTTGCTCCGATCCGGCCTCAGAGCGCGGAGAGCCTGCTGGAACTGCGCTTGCGCAACCGCAGCGTCCACAGCCGCTACGAGCCAAAGAGGGAAGAAAGCTTCTTTACACTGAATGGCCAGAAGCAGCTCATTCTTCAGCGGATGGAGGAAGAGGAACTGGACAGAGCGTACATGTTCGGAATCTATTCCTCTGAAGAGGAATGTTTGATCGGACAGATTACAATCAACAATATTGTACGCGGGGTGGGCCAATTCGCCGATCTCGGCTATTTTATTGATTATGCGCAGCAAGGACGGGGTTACATGACGGGAGCTGTCGGCCTGGCGGCGAACTATGCCTTTCAGTCACTCGGTCTGCACCGGCTGCAAGCTGCCATTCTCCTGCATAACGATGCCTCCAGAAGAGTCCTGGAGAAGAACGGCTTTCAGGCGGAAGGGATTGCCCGTCGTTTCCTTAAGATTGATGGACAGTGGCAGGATCACCGGACCTACGCTCTTTTGGCGGACGAGGTAACCTCCGAGGGGAATCGGACGATGTAG
- a CDS encoding 4a-hydroxytetrahydrobiopterin dehydratase, translating into MLLTDGELREQVGKLEGWRLESGAMVRKYMFSDFMKGIAFVDEVATISEAFDHHPHITIDYKTVILRLATSEEDGIGITALDVREAHEFNEAFEKTR; encoded by the coding sequence GTGCTATTAACCGATGGAGAACTGCGTGAGCAGGTAGGCAAGCTGGAAGGCTGGAGGCTGGAAAGTGGGGCCATGGTGCGCAAATATATGTTTAGCGATTTCATGAAAGGCATTGCGTTCGTGGACGAGGTCGCCACCATCTCGGAAGCGTTCGACCATCATCCGCATATTACAATCGATTATAAAACGGTAATCCTGCGGCTTGCGACAAGTGAGGAAGACGGTATTGGCATTACCGCGCTCGACGTGCGCGAAGCCCACGAGTTCAACGAAGCATTCGAGAAGACCCGTTAA
- the motB gene encoding flagellar motor protein MotB, with translation MSKKTRHEEHEEHADESWLLPYSDLMTLLVALFLVLYAMSATDAKKFEEMAQAFSSALNGGSGVLDYSSMSPTNSNLDQGKADKMDNVVDKSIGESDIAKLRKKEQEDLEKLKQQFDQYIQKNGLTNLLSTKLNQSQLTITISDNALFASGQARVKPESQQLARAISQMLQQFPDYDVIVQGFTDNIPISNGEYSSNWDLSANRALQFMKILLVNPYLNPEKFSVIGYGEYRPIATNSTAVGRAKNRRVEVAVIRKYQENTENPPSSK, from the coding sequence GTGAGCAAAAAGACTAGACACGAAGAGCATGAGGAGCATGCGGACGAATCATGGCTCCTTCCCTATTCCGATCTGATGACGCTCTTGGTTGCCCTGTTTCTTGTGCTGTATGCCATGAGTGCGACGGACGCGAAGAAATTCGAAGAGATGGCCCAAGCCTTCAGTAGTGCCCTTAACGGAGGGTCCGGCGTCCTGGATTATTCGTCAATGTCTCCTACGAACAGCAATCTGGATCAGGGCAAAGCTGATAAAATGGATAATGTTGTTGATAAGAGCATCGGCGAATCTGATATTGCCAAACTGCGCAAAAAGGAACAGGAAGATCTGGAGAAGCTCAAGCAGCAGTTCGACCAGTATATCCAGAAAAATGGCCTTACCAATTTGCTGAGCACGAAGCTGAACCAATCACAGCTTACGATTACGATCAGTGACAATGCTCTGTTCGCCTCCGGACAAGCTAGAGTCAAGCCGGAATCCCAGCAGCTTGCAAGAGCCATCTCGCAAATGCTGCAGCAGTTCCCCGATTATGATGTGATCGTTCAAGGATTTACAGATAATATTCCGATCTCCAACGGCGAATACTCTTCCAACTGGGACCTCAGTGCCAACCGCGCCCTGCAGTTCATGAAGATTTTGCTGGTGAATCCTTACCTGAATCCGGAGAAATTCAGCGTGATTGGCTATGGGGAATACCGTCCGATTGCCACCAACTCAACCGCCGTCGGACGGGCCAAGAACCGCCGGGTGGAAGTGGCCGTTATCCGCAAGTATCAGGAAAATACGGAAAATCCGCCATCCTCCAAATGA
- the tadA gene encoding tRNA adenosine(34) deaminase TadA yields the protein MDNCENGTCLGQQEEHERWMREAIAEARKAEALGEVPIGAVIVRRGEIIGRGYNLRETTMDSTAHAEMVAIREASAALNSWRLLECTLYVTLEPCPMCAGAIVQSRVPLTVYGTPDPKAGCAGTLMNLLEEPRFNHRTEVISGIMREECAELLTSFFRRLRQVRLQKSAREE from the coding sequence TTGGACAATTGCGAGAACGGAACATGCCTTGGGCAGCAGGAGGAACATGAGCGGTGGATGCGCGAGGCAATCGCGGAAGCCCGCAAAGCGGAGGCGCTGGGCGAAGTTCCGATCGGTGCGGTCATCGTCCGGCGGGGCGAAATTATCGGAAGAGGGTATAATTTGCGCGAAACGACAATGGATTCCACCGCCCATGCGGAAATGGTGGCGATTCGGGAAGCTAGCGCCGCGCTGAACTCTTGGCGCCTGCTGGAATGCACCTTATACGTTACACTCGAACCGTGTCCGATGTGCGCGGGAGCAATCGTGCAATCAAGGGTTCCGCTCACCGTGTACGGCACGCCTGATCCCAAGGCAGGCTGCGCAGGCACATTGATGAATCTGCTGGAGGAACCGCGGTTCAATCACCGGACCGAAGTCATATCCGGCATCATGCGGGAAGAATGCGCAGAGCTCCTCACCTCCTTCTTCCGCCGGTTGCGGCAAGTACGCCTACAAAAGAGCGCCAGGGAGGAATAA
- a CDS encoding small acid-soluble spore protein P gives MSKPKTIQVPGTQPPRDREQQRHDHDGPEPLSGSKKVKQANHVSHNNPQG, from the coding sequence ATGAGCAAGCCGAAGACGATCCAGGTTCCCGGAACACAGCCGCCTAGGGATAGGGAACAGCAGCGTCATGACCATGACGGTCCCGAGCCGCTTTCCGGCTCCAAAAAGGTGAAGCAAGCGAATCACGTCAGTCATAATAATCCACAAGGATAA
- the motA gene encoding flagellar motor stator protein MotA: protein MQISSIIGLVLGIVAVVFGMYLKGAPIIALKNYAAFTIILVGTAASIFMAFPMSEIKKVPKLFRILFLGGKKLIDKGEVITMFMDWASITRREGLLALESKVEDIQDDFLRSGMRMIIDGNDQEFVRDVLLEDIHATEERHKVGALIFSQAGMYAPTLGVLGAVIGLIAALADMSEMDKLAHAIGAAFIATLLGIFTGYVLWHPMSNKLKRLSKQEIQIRMMMLEGLLSIQSGVSTIAINQKLSVFLTPLERDKLNKKEGASGEQKD from the coding sequence ATGCAAATTTCATCAATTATTGGCTTAGTGCTTGGTATCGTAGCAGTCGTTTTTGGTATGTATCTCAAAGGAGCGCCGATAATCGCCCTCAAAAACTACGCCGCCTTTACGATTATTTTGGTAGGTACCGCCGCTTCCATATTTATGGCCTTTCCAATGTCGGAAATCAAAAAGGTTCCGAAACTGTTCAGAATTTTGTTTCTCGGCGGAAAGAAGCTGATTGATAAAGGCGAGGTCATCACCATGTTCATGGATTGGGCCTCGATTACCCGGCGGGAGGGCTTGCTGGCGCTGGAGTCCAAGGTGGAAGATATTCAGGATGATTTTCTGCGGAGCGGCATGCGGATGATTATCGACGGCAACGACCAGGAGTTTGTCAGAGACGTGCTGCTCGAGGATATCCATGCTACCGAAGAACGCCATAAAGTCGGCGCGCTTATCTTCTCCCAGGCCGGCATGTACGCTCCTACTCTCGGGGTGCTTGGCGCCGTTATCGGCCTGATCGCCGCCCTGGCGGACATGAGCGAGATGGATAAACTGGCGCATGCGATCGGCGCGGCCTTTATCGCAACGCTGCTCGGTATCTTTACCGGTTATGTACTGTGGCATCCAATGTCCAATAAGCTCAAGCGGCTCTCTAAACAGGAAATCCAAATCAGAATGATGATGCTTGAGGGTCTCCTGTCTATCCAGTCGGGAGTATCCACCATTGCTATCAACCAGAAGCTTTCCGTGTTTCTGACACCTTTGGAGCGCGACAAGCTGAACAAGAAGGAAGGTGCTTCAGGTGAGCAAAAAGACTAG
- the rluF gene encoding 23S rRNA pseudouridine(2604) synthase RluF translates to MRINKFISETGFCSRREADKLVESGRVTINGERAVLGSQAEAGDDVRIDGKRLVSESQTVYIALNKPVGITSTTESHIKGNIVDFVGHHERIFPIGRLDKDSEGLILLTNDGDIVNKILRAEGRHEKEYVVTVDRPITPSFIAGMSSGIKILGAKTLPCQVTRITERVFRIVLTEGKNRQIRRMCSALGYEVRRLQRIRIMNIRLGSLQVGAWRDLTKAEKAELGDMLNYKLL, encoded by the coding sequence ATGAGAATTAACAAGTTTATCAGCGAGACCGGCTTCTGTTCGCGGCGTGAGGCGGACAAGCTGGTGGAAAGCGGCCGGGTGACCATTAATGGCGAACGTGCCGTGCTCGGCAGCCAGGCTGAGGCGGGAGATGATGTGCGCATAGATGGAAAAAGACTGGTGAGCGAATCCCAGACCGTCTATATCGCGCTGAACAAGCCAGTAGGCATTACCTCCACGACTGAGAGTCATATTAAAGGGAATATCGTGGATTTTGTCGGGCATCATGAACGGATCTTCCCAATCGGACGGCTGGATAAGGATTCGGAAGGATTGATCCTGCTGACCAACGACGGGGATATTGTCAACAAAATACTGCGTGCCGAAGGCCGGCATGAGAAGGAATATGTCGTCACCGTCGACCGCCCGATAACGCCTTCCTTTATCGCTGGAATGTCCAGCGGGATAAAGATTCTCGGAGCGAAGACACTGCCCTGCCAGGTTACCCGGATAACGGAACGGGTATTCCGCATTGTTCTGACCGAAGGCAAGAACCGGCAGATCCGCCGGATGTGCAGCGCTTTGGGGTATGAAGTCCGGCGGCTGCAGCGTATCCGAATTATGAATATCCGCTTGGGCAGCCTGCAGGTAGGCGCGTGGCGCGATCTAACGAAGGCAGAGAAGGCGGAGCTTGGAGACATGCTAAATTATAAGCTTCTGTAA
- the pdxT gene encoding pyridoxal 5'-phosphate synthase glutaminase subunit PdxT, translating to MKIGVLALQGAVTEHIVSIDKTGAEGTPIKRVEELAEVDGLIIPGGESTTIGKLMRKYGFIEAIREFAGKGKPVFGTCAGLIVLAKEIAGGEPAHLELMDITVARNAFGRQRESFECDLDVKGIEEPIRAVFIRAPLIEKVGPGVEVLSVYNGEIVTAREGNLLVSSFHPELTDDYRLHQYFADMVQTTRTAEQ from the coding sequence ATGAAGATAGGAGTATTGGCGCTTCAAGGTGCCGTAACAGAACATATTGTAAGCATCGACAAGACTGGAGCCGAAGGAACGCCAATCAAGCGGGTTGAGGAGCTAGCCGAGGTGGATGGACTGATCATCCCAGGAGGCGAGAGCACAACCATCGGCAAGCTGATGCGTAAATACGGCTTTATTGAAGCAATTCGCGAGTTTGCAGGTAAGGGCAAGCCGGTCTTCGGGACCTGCGCCGGGCTTATTGTGCTGGCCAAAGAAATTGCGGGTGGAGAGCCTGCACATCTTGAGCTGATGGACATTACCGTGGCGCGGAATGCCTTTGGGAGACAGCGGGAGAGCTTTGAATGTGATCTGGACGTAAAAGGGATCGAGGAGCCGATTCGGGCGGTATTTATTCGGGCTCCGCTCATTGAGAAGGTGGGCCCGGGCGTTGAGGTGCTGTCAGTCTATAACGGAGAGATTGTTACCGCGCGCGAGGGTAACCTGCTCGTATCTTCTTTTCACCCGGAATTAACGGATGATTATCGGCTTCACCAGTACTTTGCGGATATGGTGCAGACCACCCGGACAGCCGAACAATAG
- a CDS encoding D-alanyl-D-alanine carboxypeptidase family protein, with translation MAVKTVTAGLLLNMLVLSPIPAMAESVQTPAPAGADIATATPAAPGTAVTIPSVQSLGLNLKSAVLLEPTTGQVLLSLNADLPLPPASMTKMMTEYLIADAVKNGKLSWDQKVTVAENAAKQIGSRIFLAEGDQHTIEELYIAMAVGSANDATVALAETLSGSEQEFVKLMNETAQKMGMKTAYFVNSTGLNRDDMPAKFRPDTDKETVMSAMDAAILAQHIVTDHPDFSKYTTIQSYKFRERDAAPMINYNWMLEANKNIANFKAYAYPGLDGLKTGHTSDAGNCFTGTAVRDGMRLISVVMGANSEAHRFTETRKVLDFGFNNFEVKQVVSAKATVAGNETVPVEKGKKSEVPVVTDAGATFIVPKGTASPQITTAVQINDPSTLVAPIAQGTKVGKVTYTYKVNGLQPQQKTVNLITSEEAEKAGWFKLLFRAIGSFFSDIFSGIKNLF, from the coding sequence ATGGCAGTGAAGACAGTAACAGCAGGTCTGCTTTTAAATATGCTTGTGTTATCTCCTATTCCGGCGATGGCCGAAAGTGTGCAGACACCGGCCCCTGCAGGGGCTGATATAGCCACAGCGACGCCTGCTGCACCTGGAACGGCTGTAACCATTCCATCGGTCCAGTCGCTCGGTTTGAATCTGAAATCAGCCGTACTGCTTGAGCCTACTACTGGTCAGGTGCTGTTGTCCTTGAATGCGGATCTGCCGCTCCCTCCGGCCAGCATGACGAAAATGATGACGGAATATCTGATCGCGGACGCTGTCAAGAACGGCAAACTGTCCTGGGATCAGAAAGTAACCGTTGCCGAAAATGCGGCGAAGCAAATCGGTTCACGGATTTTTTTGGCCGAAGGAGACCAACATACTATTGAAGAACTGTACATAGCCATGGCCGTTGGCTCAGCGAATGATGCCACTGTTGCTCTGGCCGAAACCCTCTCCGGGTCGGAACAGGAATTCGTTAAATTAATGAATGAGACGGCACAGAAGATGGGTATGAAAACCGCCTATTTTGTCAACTCCACCGGGCTTAACCGTGATGATATGCCGGCCAAATTCCGTCCGGATACGGATAAAGAAACGGTGATGTCGGCGATGGATGCGGCCATTCTTGCCCAGCACATCGTTACAGATCATCCCGATTTCTCGAAGTATACGACCATTCAATCCTACAAGTTCCGCGAACGTGATGCGGCGCCAATGATAAACTACAATTGGATGCTCGAAGCGAATAAAAATATCGCCAATTTCAAAGCTTATGCTTATCCGGGCCTCGACGGGTTGAAGACGGGGCATACCTCCGACGCGGGAAATTGCTTCACGGGTACTGCCGTACGGGACGGCATGCGGCTGATCAGCGTGGTCATGGGTGCGAACTCCGAAGCCCACCGCTTTACGGAGACGAGGAAGGTGCTCGATTTCGGATTTAACAATTTCGAAGTCAAGCAGGTGGTCTCAGCCAAAGCGACCGTCGCCGGCAATGAAACGGTTCCTGTTGAGAAGGGCAAGAAGAGTGAAGTGCCGGTGGTGACTGACGCAGGCGCCACCTTCATCGTTCCGAAGGGAACGGCCTCTCCGCAGATTACGACAGCCGTACAGATTAATGATCCGTCGACGTTGGTTGCGCCGATCGCCCAGGGTACGAAGGTGGGGAAAGTAACCTATACGTATAAAGTTAACGGCCTACAGCCCCAGCAAAAAACGGTCAATCTGATAACATCCGAGGAAGCAGAGAAAGCCGGATGGTTCAAGCTGCTTTTCAGGGCAATCGGAAGCTTTTTTAGCGATATTTTTTCGGGGATTAAAAATTTATTCTAA
- the pdxS gene encoding pyridoxal 5'-phosphate synthase lyase subunit PdxS: METGTSRVKRGMAEMQKGGVIMDVMNAEQAKIAEAAGAVAVMALERVPSDIRAAGGVARMADPTIVEEVIKVVSIPVMAKARIGHYVEAKVLESLGVDYLDESEVLTPADEVFHIDKREFTVPFVCGAKDLGEALRRISEGASMIRTKGEPGTGNIVEAVRHMRYINSQIRKVQNMSKDELYAEAKNLGVSYDLLVEVHELGKLPVVNFAAGGVATPADAALMMHLGADGVFVGSGIFKSDNPEKFARAIVEATTHYTDYKLIAEVSKNLGTAMKGIDIATLTAAERMSERGW; this comes from the coding sequence ATGGAAACAGGAACATCTAGAGTTAAAAGAGGTATGGCGGAAATGCAAAAAGGCGGCGTCATCATGGACGTCATGAATGCGGAGCAGGCAAAAATTGCCGAAGCCGCAGGTGCTGTAGCTGTAATGGCACTGGAGCGTGTACCTTCTGATATTCGCGCGGCAGGCGGCGTAGCCCGTATGGCCGATCCTACAATCGTGGAAGAGGTCATCAAGGTCGTAAGCATCCCCGTTATGGCAAAGGCCCGTATCGGCCATTATGTAGAGGCCAAGGTGCTGGAATCCCTGGGTGTTGACTACCTGGACGAAAGTGAAGTGCTGACACCGGCCGATGAAGTGTTCCATATTGACAAACGTGAATTCACCGTGCCTTTCGTTTGCGGTGCAAAGGATCTGGGAGAGGCGCTGCGCCGCATCAGCGAAGGCGCGTCCATGATTCGTACCAAGGGCGAGCCAGGAACCGGCAACATCGTAGAAGCTGTGCGCCATATGCGTTATATCAACAGCCAAATTCGCAAGGTTCAAAATATGTCGAAGGACGAGCTGTATGCCGAAGCCAAAAATCTTGGCGTGTCTTACGACCTGCTGGTCGAAGTTCATGAGCTAGGCAAGCTGCCTGTCGTTAACTTTGCTGCTGGTGGTGTAGCCACTCCAGCTGATGCCGCACTAATGATGCATCTGGGAGCGGATGGCGTATTCGTAGGCTCCGGAATTTTCAAATCGGACAACCCTGAAAAATTCGCCCGCGCTATTGTTGAGGCGACTACGCACTACACTGATTATAAGCTGATCGCCGAAGTATCCAAGAACCTTGGTACGGCGATGAAAGGCATTGATATTGCAACTCTGACCGCTGCCGAGCGGATGTCCGAGCGTGGCTGGTAA
- a CDS encoding ATP-binding protein, whose translation MSIKTKLSAIIFGSVLLILALNLTLNSYATRNNMRSEIERNMKTAAMQIAVSVEQSNYSSNYAEQLLAQNLRMAAILISQELDPDIVNVSNAELKTLASKVGVSNISLLIRAKDNIVVKRSSDPKELGLPTKGWGYWYTAFVDLFERREVSVAKGQRMEHFWSGPFEYSSSNPEFIEKWGYYYDGRSNYIIDPYIRSTSISDYVRIMSPEEIVKQTMEVNPDILEITGINPSTFGSSTMAPDGTDNVNVKLRNRPIMYGTYRFGNLEQDINAVQEALAKQEPVMMDTMVRGARVLKSFIPVTLPDSGTYVISVVIDYSVISSVIKLQLWNNIRSSLLLLAVFLVGSYILAGFIIRPIQAILTKVQDVSRGKFEPPLEVGSRDELGQLTLRINAMTRNLALHTSRLRQTVEENRKVKEHLESVINGTSDAIHTADMSGTVISVNRAFEELYGWKEREVVGSTIRLVPDSVLKEEETRLQWLIKGAQLAPTETLRLKRDGTVVEVSVSTSVIRDEEGKPVSFVHVSRDMTERNRMEELLRQSEKLTTVGQLAAGVAHEIRNPLTTLRGFLQLQREKNMLVPLHVDLMLSELERINLIVSEFLILAKPQAVRFQQKDVRHVLHDVISLLDSQAHLHNIEVKDRFEVSPAMVHCEENQLKQVFINIIKNGIESMSSGGTITLEQKRIGDSIVIVISDEGEGIPENILPKLGQPFFSNKETGTGLGLMISQRIIQAHKGMMEIESQVGRGTSVTIVLPAAKESAEPINEETGGGKETE comes from the coding sequence TTGTCCATAAAAACGAAGCTTTCGGCAATTATTTTTGGCTCCGTGTTGCTCATTTTGGCGTTGAATTTGACCCTTAATTCCTATGCGACTCGCAATAATATGCGAAGCGAGATCGAGAGAAATATGAAGACGGCGGCCATGCAGATTGCGGTTTCCGTAGAACAGAGCAATTACAGCTCCAATTATGCAGAACAGCTGCTCGCGCAAAATTTGCGGATGGCTGCTATTTTAATATCCCAAGAACTGGACCCGGATATAGTGAACGTTTCGAATGCCGAATTGAAGACACTGGCCTCGAAAGTGGGAGTTTCCAATATATCGCTGCTTATCAGAGCCAAGGATAACATTGTGGTGAAGAGGTCCTCCGACCCCAAAGAACTCGGCTTACCCACAAAAGGCTGGGGATATTGGTATACGGCTTTTGTCGACCTGTTCGAAAGACGGGAGGTATCGGTAGCCAAAGGACAGAGGATGGAGCATTTCTGGTCCGGTCCTTTTGAATACTCTTCCTCCAATCCCGAGTTTATCGAGAAGTGGGGCTATTACTATGACGGGCGAAGCAATTACATTATCGACCCGTATATTCGCAGCACTTCAATCAGCGACTATGTCAGAATAATGAGTCCGGAAGAAATTGTGAAGCAAACCATGGAAGTCAACCCTGATATTTTGGAGATTACGGGCATCAATCCCTCCACCTTCGGTTCTTCCACCATGGCTCCGGACGGAACAGACAACGTAAATGTCAAACTGCGCAACCGGCCGATCATGTACGGCACCTATCGTTTCGGCAACTTAGAGCAGGATATAAATGCAGTGCAGGAAGCTCTGGCTAAACAAGAGCCCGTCATGATGGATACGATGGTGCGCGGAGCAAGGGTGCTCAAGAGCTTTATTCCCGTTACCTTGCCGGATTCAGGCACCTATGTCATTAGTGTGGTGATCGACTACTCGGTCATTTCGTCGGTTATCAAGCTACAATTGTGGAATAACATCCGGAGTTCTCTCCTGCTGCTTGCGGTCTTCCTGGTGGGAAGCTACATCCTGGCAGGCTTTATTATTCGGCCCATTCAAGCGATACTTACCAAAGTTCAGGATGTGTCCCGGGGAAAGTTCGAGCCGCCGCTCGAGGTTGGAAGCAGAGATGAACTGGGGCAGCTGACGCTGCGGATCAACGCGATGACGCGGAATCTGGCCCTGCACACAAGCCGGCTCAGACAGACAGTGGAGGAGAATCGGAAGGTAAAAGAGCATCTGGAGTCGGTAATTAACGGCACTTCCGATGCGATTCATACGGCGGATATGAGCGGAACGGTGATTAGCGTGAACCGGGCTTTTGAAGAGCTGTATGGCTGGAAGGAGCGGGAGGTCGTGGGAAGTACCATCCGTCTCGTTCCGGACTCCGTTCTCAAAGAAGAGGAGACCCGGCTTCAGTGGCTGATCAAGGGGGCACAGCTGGCCCCGACAGAGACGCTTCGCTTGAAACGGGACGGGACCGTTGTTGAAGTCAGCGTAAGCACCTCGGTCATACGGGACGAAGAGGGCAAGCCGGTGTCCTTCGTACATGTTTCCCGCGATATGACGGAGCGCAACCGGATGGAAGAACTATTAAGACAATCCGAGAAGCTTACTACCGTCGGCCAGCTTGCCGCTGGCGTGGCGCATGAAATCAGGAATCCGCTGACAACGCTCCGGGGGTTTTTACAGCTGCAGAGGGAGAAAAATATGCTTGTCCCCCTGCATGTGGATTTGATGCTCTCAGAACTGGAACGGATCAATCTGATCGTCAGCGAATTCCTTATATTGGCCAAGCCGCAGGCGGTGCGGTTTCAGCAAAAGGACGTCCGCCATGTTCTGCATGATGTGATTTCCTTGCTGGACAGTCAGGCTCATTTGCATAATATCGAAGTTAAGGACCGGTTTGAAGTAAGTCCGGCAATGGTACACTGTGAAGAGAACCAGCTGAAGCAGGTATTCATCAATATTATCAAAAATGGGATTGAATCGATGTCTTCCGGCGGAACGATAACGTTAGAGCAGAAACGGATCGGAGACTCAATCGTTATTGTCATTTCCGATGAGGGGGAAGGCATACCCGAGAATATTTTGCCGAAGCTCGGTCAGCCGTTCTTTTCGAATAAAGAGACGGGAACAGGACTTGGCCTGATGATCAGCCAGCGGATTATCCAAGCGCATAAAGGAATGATGGAGATTGAAAGTCAGGTCGGGCGGGGAACCTCGGTAACGATTGTGCTGCCAGCTGCCAAAGAGAGCGCGGAACCTATCAATGAGGAGACCGGCGGAGGAAAAGAAACGGAGTGA
- the serS gene encoding serine--tRNA ligase: MLDVKILRTDYAKVEQALDKRGKSQDLISGFPALDLRRRELLQETESLKNRRNTVSGEVAKRKKSGEPADELIAEMRNVSDRIKELDDEVRELENQISELMLSIPNIPHESVPVGKSEEENKEVRRWSQPREFGFTPKSHWELAQNLDILDFEAAAKVTGSRFVFYKGLGARLERAVINFMMDLHSGEHHYEEMLPPYIVNKDSLYGTGQLPKFEEDLFKLRDTEYYLIPTAEVPVTNYYREEILNASDLPKYFVAYSSCFRSEAGSAGRDTRGLIRQHQFNKVELVKLTSPESSYEELEKMTADAESVLQLLELPYRVLALCTGDMGFTAAKTYDLEVWLPESGMYREISSCSNTEDFQARRANIRFRKEPKAKPEFVHTLNGSALAVGRTVAAILENYQQEDGSVLIPERLQPYMGNIKVIRPKSNQ, encoded by the coding sequence GTGTTAGATGTTAAAATATTGCGCACCGATTATGCCAAGGTGGAGCAGGCGCTCGACAAACGGGGCAAATCACAGGATTTGATCTCCGGATTTCCGGCGCTGGATCTTCGTCGCCGCGAATTGCTGCAGGAGACCGAAAGCCTGAAGAATCGCCGGAACACTGTCTCGGGTGAGGTTGCGAAGCGGAAAAAGAGCGGAGAGCCGGCCGACGAACTGATCGCCGAAATGCGAAATGTATCCGACCGGATCAAAGAACTGGACGATGAAGTGCGCGAGCTGGAAAATCAAATCTCCGAGCTGATGCTGAGCATTCCGAACATTCCCCATGAATCGGTGCCGGTCGGCAAATCCGAAGAAGAGAATAAAGAGGTGCGCCGCTGGTCGCAGCCGCGCGAGTTCGGCTTCACACCCAAGTCTCATTGGGAACTGGCGCAAAACCTGGATATCCTTGATTTCGAGGCTGCTGCCAAGGTGACGGGATCGCGTTTCGTATTTTATAAAGGTCTTGGAGCCCGCCTGGAACGCGCGGTGATTAATTTTATGATGGACCTGCACAGCGGGGAGCATCATTACGAGGAAATGCTGCCGCCATATATTGTCAACAAAGACAGTCTGTACGGCACGGGACAGCTTCCTAAATTCGAAGAAGACCTGTTCAAGCTGCGCGACACGGAATATTATCTGATTCCAACGGCCGAGGTGCCGGTAACGAACTATTATCGGGAAGAGATTCTGAACGCTTCCGACTTGCCGAAATATTTTGTTGCTTATAGCTCCTGCTTCCGTTCGGAAGCAGGCTCGGCGGGACGGGATACCCGCGGACTGATCCGCCAGCATCAATTTAATAAGGTAGAGCTGGTCAAGCTGACATCGCCGGAATCTTCGTATGAGGAGCTTGAGAAAATGACGGCGGACGCCGAAAGCGTACTGCAGCTGCTGGAGCTGCCTTACCGTGTGCTTGCGCTCTGTACGGGCGATATGGGCTTTACGGCGGCCAAAACCTACGACCTCGAAGTATGGCTGCCGGAAAGCGGCATGTACCGAGAAATCTCGTCCTGCTCGAACACCGAGGACTTCCAGGCCCGGCGGGCCAATATCCGTTTCCGTAAGGAACCGAAAGCCAAGCCTGAATTCGTGCACACGCTCAATGGCTCGGCTTTGGCGGTAGGGCGCACGGTGGCCGCGATTCTGGAGAATTATCAGCAGGAGGACGGCAGCGTCCTCATTCCGGAACGTCTTCAGCCTTATATGGGCAATATTAAGGTGATCCGGCCAAAATCGAACCAATAA